A part of Armatimonadota bacterium genomic DNA contains:
- a CDS encoding 4-oxalocrotonate tautomerase family protein: protein MEMPLIRVSSFPQSKETRKALAEEITEVVHRHTQIPREYIWVIFDPVPQENWAVAGRLVSEQ, encoded by the coding sequence ATGGAGATGCCCTTGATCCGCGTGAGCTCGTTCCCGCAGTCCAAGGAGACCCGCAAGGCCCTGGCGGAGGAGATCACGGAGGTGGTCCACCGCCACACCCAGATCCCCAGGGAGTACATCTGGGTGATCTTCGACCCCGTCCCTCAGGAGAACTGGGCGGTGGCGGGCCGCCTGGTCTCGGAGCAGTGA
- a CDS encoding SDR family NAD(P)-dependent oxidoreductase, translating into MEPRGTGRFSLEDKRALVTGASRGLGEAIAVGLAEAGAHVAVAGRSRPDLERVARRIQDLGRRAVVVQADVTRVQDAQRMVEEAEERLGPLHILVNNAGVNLPRPALEVTEEEWDLVLNTNLKGLFFVAQAAGRRMVERRYGRIVNMASQMGFVGFYFRAAYCASKAGVVNLTRVLAVEWAPYGVTVNAVAPTFVETPMTRGMLEDPWFREEVLRRIPLRRLADPQDVVDAVRYLASDAAAMVTGHTLLVDGGWVAW; encoded by the coding sequence GTGGAGCCGAGAGGGACCGGACGGTTCTCCCTGGAGGATAAACGGGCCCTGGTGACGGGCGCGAGCCGGGGGCTCGGGGAGGCCATCGCGGTGGGCCTCGCGGAGGCAGGGGCTCACGTGGCGGTGGCCGGCCGCAGCCGGCCTGACCTCGAGCGGGTCGCTCGGCGCATCCAGGATCTGGGTCGGAGAGCGGTGGTGGTGCAGGCGGATGTCACCAGGGTCCAGGATGCTCAGCGGATGGTGGAGGAGGCGGAGGAACGGCTGGGCCCTCTGCACATCCTCGTGAACAACGCGGGGGTCAACCTCCCGCGCCCCGCCCTGGAGGTCACGGAGGAGGAGTGGGACCTGGTGCTGAACACAAACCTCAAGGGCCTGTTCTTCGTCGCCCAGGCCGCGGGCCGACGGATGGTCGAGCGGCGTTACGGCCGCATCGTGAACATGGCCTCCCAGATGGGGTTCGTGGGATTCTACTTCCGCGCGGCCTACTGCGCCAGCAAGGCAGGGGTCGTGAACCTGACCCGGGTCCTGGCCGTGGAATGGGCCCCCTACGGCGTGACGGTGAACGCGGTGGCCCCCACCTTCGTGGAGACCCCCATGACCCGGGGCATGCTGGAGGATCCCTGGTTCCGGGAAGAGGTCCTGCGCCGCATCCCCCTGAGGCGTCTGGCGGACCCTCAGGACGTGGTGGATGCGGTTCGGTATCTCGCCTCGGACGCCGCGGCCATGGTCACAGGACACACGCTCCTGGTGGACGGAGGTTGGGTCGCCTGGTGA
- a CDS encoding VOC family protein, with protein sequence MDIRSLQHCSLVVRDLERSRWFYGKVLGLEEVPRPSTFTFRGAWFRRQNAEVHLILAEDTTAPPGFPEAGSAKRTGLATHFAFEVADLEAAREELLRAGIPILGGPMPRGDGVMQLYIQDPDGYLIELFQRTPEGTGGPERGAVRE encoded by the coding sequence GTGGACATCCGGTCGTTGCAGCATTGCAGCCTTGTGGTGCGGGACCTTGAGCGCTCCCGGTGGTTCTACGGGAAGGTCCTGGGACTGGAGGAGGTCCCACGGCCGTCCACGTTCACCTTCCGGGGCGCCTGGTTCCGGCGGCAAAACGCGGAGGTGCACCTGATCTTGGCGGAGGACACCACGGCCCCGCCCGGCTTTCCGGAGGCGGGAAGCGCGAAGCGCACGGGCCTTGCCACCCACTTCGCCTTCGAGGTCGCGGACCTCGAGGCGGCCCGGGAGGAGCTCCTCCGGGCCGGGATTCCCATCCTGGGAGGTCCCATGCCGCGGGGCGATGGGGTGATGCAGCTCTACATCCAGGACCCGGACGGGTACCTGATCGAGCTCTTCCAGCGGACCCCTGAGGGAACAGGAGGGCCGGAGCGGGGAGCGGTCAGGGAGTGA
- the hisD gene encoding histidinol dehydrogenase, protein MREYLKRASPKVEGDRRAVEETVRGILEDVRRRGEEAVREYSRRFDGWDPPRFRVTEEEIERACRSLPAALLEDIRFAAEQVRSFARLQRETLGPLEVEVRPGVILGHRHIPVASVGCYVPGGRYPLIASAIMSIVTARAAGVERVVACAPPRGEGIYPATLVAMAVAGADEIYCLGGVQALAAMAYGIPEIRPVDMIVGPGNAYVVEAKRQLFGTVGVDLLAGPTEILIIADDGADPHVVAADLLGQAEHGPDSPAVLVTTSRDLGVRVLEEVERFIPHLPTHEIVRAAWRDRGEVIWVDSEEEAVAVADEYAPEHLEVQTRNPSWYLERLRNYGTLFLGEESTVVYSDKAIGTNHILPTGRAARFTGGLWVGKFLKTVTYQRLSREGSVEVARRAASISEAEGMMAHAYTARLRMERYGRSVS, encoded by the coding sequence GTGCGGGAGTACCTGAAGCGCGCTTCTCCGAAGGTGGAGGGGGATCGGCGCGCGGTCGAGGAGACGGTGCGCGGGATCCTGGAGGACGTGCGGCGGCGGGGGGAAGAGGCCGTGCGGGAATACTCCCGGCGGTTCGACGGGTGGGATCCTCCCCGGTTCCGGGTGACGGAGGAGGAGATCGAGCGGGCCTGCCGGTCTCTGCCCGCGGCGCTGCTGGAGGACATCAGGTTCGCCGCGGAACAGGTGCGCTCCTTCGCCCGGTTGCAGCGGGAGACCCTGGGCCCTCTCGAGGTGGAGGTCCGGCCCGGCGTGATCCTGGGCCACCGGCACATCCCCGTGGCCTCCGTGGGGTGCTACGTGCCGGGCGGGCGCTACCCCCTCATCGCATCGGCCATCATGAGCATCGTCACCGCCAGAGCGGCCGGGGTCGAGCGGGTCGTGGCATGTGCCCCCCCGCGGGGGGAGGGCATCTATCCGGCCACCCTGGTGGCCATGGCGGTGGCGGGGGCGGACGAGATCTACTGCCTGGGAGGCGTGCAGGCCCTCGCGGCCATGGCCTACGGGATCCCGGAGATCCGGCCCGTGGACATGATCGTGGGACCCGGCAACGCATATGTGGTGGAGGCAAAGCGGCAGCTGTTCGGAACCGTGGGGGTGGATCTCCTCGCGGGTCCCACGGAGATCCTCATCATCGCGGACGATGGTGCGGATCCCCACGTGGTGGCCGCAGACCTCCTGGGGCAGGCGGAGCACGGCCCGGACTCCCCCGCGGTTCTCGTGACCACGAGCCGAGACCTCGGGGTGCGGGTGCTGGAAGAGGTGGAGCGGTTCATCCCCCACCTGCCCACCCACGAGATCGTCCGGGCAGCGTGGCGGGATCGGGGGGAGGTGATCTGGGTGGACTCCGAGGAGGAGGCAGTGGCGGTGGCGGACGAGTACGCGCCGGAGCACCTGGAGGTCCAGACCAGGAACCCCTCGTGGTATCTGGAGCGGCTGCGGAACTACGGTACCCTCTTTCTGGGCGAGGAGTCCACGGTGGTCTATTCCGACAAGGCCATCGGGACCAACCACATCCTGCCCACGGGCCGGGCGGCCCGGTTCACGGGGGGGCTTTGGGTGGGGAAGTTCCTGAAAACGGTGACTTACCAGCGCCTGAGCCGGGAGGGGAGCGTGGAGGTGGCCCGGCGGGCCGCGAGCATCTCGGAGGCGGAGGGGATGATGGCCCACGCGTACACGGCCCGGTTGAGGATGGAGCGGTACGGGAGGTCCGTTTCCTGA